A region from the Triticum urartu cultivar G1812 chromosome 1, Tu2.1, whole genome shotgun sequence genome encodes:
- the LOC125520239 gene encoding protein BUD31 homolog 2 isoform X2 has product MPKIKTSRVKYPEGWELIEPTLRDLEAKMREAENDTHDGKRKCEALWPIFRISHQKSRYIYDLYYRRKEIKKELYEFCLDQGYADKNLIAKWKKPGYERLCCLRCIQTRDHNFATTCVCRVPKHLREETVIECVHCGCKGCASGD; this is encoded by the exons ATGCCTAAGATAAAGACGAGCCGTGTGAAGTATCCTGAAGGATGGGAGCTTATTGAACCAACTCTCCGTGATTTGGAAGCCAAAATGAGAGAAG CTGAGAATGATACACATGATGGGAAGAGGAAGTGTGAGGCTCTCTGGCCAATCTTCCGTATTTCTCACCAAAAGAGCCGTTATATATATGATCTCTACTATCGAAGGAAGGAGATAAAAAAGGAGCtgtatgagttttgcttggaccAAGGTTATGCAGACAAAAATCTGATTGCTAAGTGGAAAAAG CCAGGTTATGAGCGTCTCTGCTGCCTCCGCTGCATACAGACACGAGACCACAACTTTGCAACCACCTGCGTCTGCAGGGTCCCCAAGCACCTCAGGGAAGAGACGGTGATAGAATGTGTCCACTGCGGATGCAAGGGGTGTGCCAGCGGCGATTGA
- the LOC125520250 gene encoding uncharacterized protein LOC125520250 has protein sequence MAADATTAMTIDFLRARLLSERSVSRAAKDRADQLANRVAELEEQLRAVTAQRREAERAAAEVLAILDSQGFGRFSDAADSGSDDDGAGGAPEAPGHGGGGGEAEDALSGSELGGPAGAPRPGGLSWKGRAASPGADRRHPHLKARQRHGHGHRRSYFYLLAADSSPKYQPGQSCRKIRRKEPRLQTEGGDGKGNAAEGLEEDQIKSDCTDEQHDLDDEVGQDGRGSCGGSEYEKGGEMERVLENQAALIGQYEAQENAQREWEKKFNGSRDSTSDDVDRDNKLNQNVKAWGQRGRAAQIMNRELVGEEARSRDKRDLSGINSPSECLLNESAFGLSTNAPNVSTIGKCEGPDNDFERATAVVASVDDELRARKDEIVHKSYTEIIEGSVNNLGRPASSPQKGYHSSPNAVHNKGQGDGNSDSGSSYHGNARSYEHYVTTPSLGSPLSDTPKSKVSEWSSSCFHNHTDNQIDMQPPPSDDVGGVLEALQRAKMSLREKLGRASPPRQDMLALPAPEDHYTDDDLQVNDTELPLCMSQRLSQEILALPASEDYLSRISLAGDDAKVPVGPAGLFRLPTDSFPQNEAYSADGYASRFSLTSSRQAVFSRNPASHIMLTSSRPQYGSGFSPNPYYDLHNSM, from the exons ATGGCGGCGGACGCGACCACGGCCATGACCATCGACTTCCTCCGCGCGCGCCTCCTCTCCGAGCGCTCCGTCTCCCGCGCCGCCAAGGACCGCGCCGACCAGCTCGCCAACCGG GTCGCGGAGCTGGAGGAGCAGCTCCGGGCGGTGACGGCCCAGCGCCGGGAGGCGGAGCGGGCCGCCGCGGAGGTGCTCGCCATCCTCGACTCCCAGGGCTTCGGCCGTTTCTCCGATGCCGCAGATTCCGGCTCCGACGACGACGGCGCCGGCGGCGCCCCCGAGGCCCCCGGCcacgggggcggcggcggggaggcggagGACGCGCTGTCGGGCTCGGAGCTCGGAGGCCCGGCCGGGGCGCCTCGGCCCGGGGGCCTCTCCTGGAAGGGCCGCGCCGCCAGCCCTGGCGCGGACAGGCGCCACCCGCATCTCAAAGCCAGGCAGCGGCACGGCCATGGCCACAGGAGGAGCTACTTTTACTTGCTCGCCGCGGATTCCTCGCCCAAGTACCAGCCGGGCCAGTCCTGCCGGAAGATCCGGAGGAAGGAGCCGAG GTTGCAGACTGAAGGTGGGGATGGCAAGGGCAATGCTGCCGAGGGTCTGGAGGAGGACCAGATAAAATCCGATTGCACCGATGAGCAACATGATTTGGATGATGAGGTGGGCCAAGACGGGCGAGGTTCCTGTGGTGGTAGTGAGTATGAGAAGGGTGGGGAGATGGAGAGAGTCCTCGAGAATCAGGCTGCGCTGATTGGGCAGTATGAGGCACAAGAAAATGCTCAGAGGGAGTGGGAGAAGAAATTCAATGGGAGCAGAGATTCAACTTCG GATGATGTTGACCGAGATAATAAGTTAAATCAGAATGTAAAAGCTTGGGGACAGAGGGGCAGAGCTGCTCAGATTATGAATAGAGAACTAGTTGGTGAAGAGGCACGATCAAGAGATAAAAGAGATCTCTCTGGAATCAACAGTCCATCGGAGTGTTTATTGAACGAATCGGCCTTTGGCTTGTCCACAAATGCTCCAAATGTAAGCACTATTGGGAAGTGTGAAGGACCTGATAATGATTTCGAGCGGGCTACTGCAGTAGTTGCTTCAGTTGATGATGAATTGCGTGCTAGGAAGGATGAGATAGTACATAAAAGTTATACTGAAATTATTGAAGGGAGTGTGAATAATCTTGGAAGACCAGCTTCTTCACCACAAAAAGGCTATCATAGCAGCCCAAATGCAGTACATAATAAAGGTCAAGGAGACGGGAATTCAGACAGTGGTTCCAGCTACCATGGCAACGCTCGCTCTTATGAGCACTATGTAACCACACCATCACTTGGAAGTCCTTTAAGTGATACCCCTAAAAGCAAAGTGTCTGAATGGAGCTCGTCATGCTTTCATAACCATACCGATAACCAGATTGACATGCAGCCACCCCCAAGTGATGACGTGGGAGGTGTTCTAGAGGCCCTTCAACGTGCCAAGATGTCCCTCAGGGAAAAACTGGGCAGGGCAAGTCCACCCAGGCAAGACATGTTGGCACTTCCAGCACCAGAGGATCACTACACAGATGATGATTTGCAAGTCAACGACACAGAACTTCCACTTTGCATGTCACAACGGCTTAGCCAGGAAATATTGGCACTGCCAGCATCAGAAGACTACCTTAGCAGGATCAGTTTAGCAGGTGATGATGCAAAGGTACCAGTTGGCCCTGCTGGCTTGTTCCGGTTGCCGACAGACTCGTTTCCCCAAAACGAGGCGTATTCCGCTGATGGCTATGCCTCAAGGTTCAGTTTGACATCAAGTCGGCAGGCCGTCTTTTCAAGAAACCCTGCTAGTCATATCATGTTAACTTCATCCCGCCCCCAGTATGGTTCTGGTTTCTCACCGAATCCGTATTACGATCTTCATAATTCAATGTAG
- the LOC125520239 gene encoding protein BUD31 homolog 2 isoform X1 encodes MTDWVGLGAALPNGHARPPAPAKIQHNFPPPRPVVGPSPPNTAPLHRSAAARSMPKIKTSRVKYPEGWELIEPTLRDLEAKMREAENDTHDGKRKCEALWPIFRISHQKSRYIYDLYYRRKEIKKELYEFCLDQGYADKNLIAKWKKPGYERLCCLRCIQTRDHNFATTCVCRVPKHLREETVIECVHCGCKGCASGD; translated from the exons ATGACTGACTGGGTTGGACTTGGGGCTGCCCTCCCCAACGGCCACGCTAGACCGCCCGCTCCTGCCAAGATCCAACACAACTTTCCGCCCCCTCGTCCGGTCGTCGGGCCGTCGCCGCCGAACACCGCCCCCCTCCACCGAAGCGCGGCAGCTCGAAG CATGCCTAAGATAAAGACGAGCCGTGTGAAGTATCCTGAAGGATGGGAGCTTATTGAACCAACTCTCCGTGATTTGGAAGCCAAAATGAGAGAAG CTGAGAATGATACACATGATGGGAAGAGGAAGTGTGAGGCTCTCTGGCCAATCTTCCGTATTTCTCACCAAAAGAGCCGTTATATATATGATCTCTACTATCGAAGGAAGGAGATAAAAAAGGAGCtgtatgagttttgcttggaccAAGGTTATGCAGACAAAAATCTGATTGCTAAGTGGAAAAAG CCAGGTTATGAGCGTCTCTGCTGCCTCCGCTGCATACAGACACGAGACCACAACTTTGCAACCACCTGCGTCTGCAGGGTCCCCAAGCACCTCAGGGAAGAGACGGTGATAGAATGTGTCCACTGCGGATGCAAGGGGTGTGCCAGCGGCGATTGA